GAGGGCTATATTCCTATGCTTGAGGGGCGGTCATCAATTGGGCGGCTGGGAATCTGCATACATGTTACGGCGGGATTCGGTGATGTGGGTTTTGCTGGGTATTGGACGCTTGAATTATTCTGCGTTCAGCCTGTGAGGATTTACGCGGGAGTCCAGATAGCGCAGATATATTATCACACAATCACGGAGCCTTACGAGCGTTACACGTCAGGAAAATATCAGAACAACACGGGGATACAGTCGAGCATGTTATACAAAGAGTTTGACAGAGTATAATAATCACTCGTTCACAAAAGACAGGAGAAAATTATTGACCGTGAAAAAAGTCGGAATGATAGTAAACTTACGCAAGCCCGAAGCCGTGAACATGGCCGGAAAATTACTGCAATGGGGAAAAGATAACGGCTGTCCCTTTCTTTTGCCGCACCATGAAGCCAGCGCACTCACCACAGCGGGACTCGACGATGAGCAGTGGCTGAAGACTGTTGAGCTTGCTGTAGTAATCGGCGGGGATGGTACATTCTTGCGGGCTGCCCGCTACATCATGGGAACGGACATAATACTTCACGGGATAAACATGGGTCATCTAGGCTTCCTCGCGTCAAGCCGGCCTGACGAATGCGAGAATGATTTGCAGAATATACTTTCCGACAATTTCACGGTGCTTGAACGGCGTGTGCTGAAGTGCATACTGTATCATGACGGTTCAGCCCTTCACCGAATATACGCCCTCAATGACGCAGTACTAACTACGAACGCAATAGCCAGACTCCTGCGGATTGAGATACTGTTCAACGGAAAATTTTTCTGTGAAATGCCTGCTGACGGCGCAATAGTCTCAACGGCTACAGGCTCAACGGCATACGCTCTTTCAGCGGGAGGCCCTGTTATTCCCCCTCAAATGAACGCGATGATACTTGCTCCCTTGTGCGCTCACACTCTGTACTCTCGTCCGTTAATCGCGGCTGAGGATGACTGCATATCGCTTATCCCTAAAGGAGCGTCGCGGGATATACTTTTGACGCAGGACGGTCAGTTAGCGTATGAGGTTCTCCCGGGCGACAAGATAGACATAACATTATCGCGGTCAAAGAGAATACACACGGTGAATCTTCCCGGGCGGAGCTTTCTTGACATCGTGCGCGAAAAACTGGGCTGGGGGCAGGCGTTCAGGTGATACGGCGCGTAACAGTACACAACATCGGCGGAATACGCGAGGCGGAATTGACATTTTCGCCCGGCCTCAACGTCATAACGGGCGAGAGTGGCGCGGGGAAGTCTAGCGTAGTGCGTTCGCTTGAACTGTTGACGGGGACTCGCGGGGGCGTGAAATACATTCGTGCGGGCGAGTCACGGGGAAATGTGGAGGCTGATTTTGACGGCCTCACAATATCGCGCGAAATTCTCAGCACAGGGCGGTCAAAGGCAAAAATTGACGGCGTAAATGTCGGTCTCAATGAATGCGCCGAGCGTGTCAACAGCCTTGTGAGGATTCAGAGCCAGTTCGCGCAAATGGAGCTGTTAGACCCTTCCCGGCAGTTAGCGATGATTGACTCGTGCCTTCCCGCGAAAGTGAGGGGGGATATTATTCCGTCATTCCGTGAAATTTTCGACAAGGCCAGCACAAGCGCGAGAGAGTTACGCGAAATCAAGAAACGCCGGGCCGACATAGAGCGGAAATACTCGAACGCCCGCGAAATTTTTTCCCTCGTCAAAACCGCAAAGCCTGAAGCCGGACTCGAAATGCGCCTCGAAAACGAATTAGCCGACATCACCCACAGAATCGCGAAACGCGAAAGGGCGCGTGAATCTCTTGACCTTCTGACGGGCGGACTGTCTGAGAACGGCTTAATCCCGAACGCTGAGTCATGCTTTGAGTCTCTTTATGACTTCATGAATGATGATGAGGCTGACGAAATCCGGCGGTCATTTGAGGTGCTGTACATGTCGGTGAAGGGTCTTGCGGGTGAAATCGGCGATGATACAGATGACGCGGCCATGAAGGAAGCTACAGAGTCGCGGCTTGGAGCATTGCGGCGGCTGAAGAGGCTGTGCAATATTCCCGATGAAGGGCAATTGCTGACATACTGCGGTGAAATCTATGAGAGTCTCGAATGGCTAGAGAAGAGCTATAACGGAATGGAGGAGCTTTCAGCGCGTTCACTTGACGAAAAGCGGCGGGCTAATTCTCTTG
This genomic window from Synergistaceae bacterium contains:
- a CDS encoding NAD(+)/NADH kinase gives rise to the protein MIVNLRKPEAVNMAGKLLQWGKDNGCPFLLPHHEASALTTAGLDDEQWLKTVELAVVIGGDGTFLRAARYIMGTDIILHGINMGHLGFLASSRPDECENDLQNILSDNFTVLERRVLKCILYHDGSALHRIYALNDAVLTTNAIARLLRIEILFNGKFFCEMPADGAIVSTATGSTAYALSAGGPVIPPQMNAMILAPLCAHTLYSRPLIAAEDDCISLIPKGASRDILLTQDGQLAYEVLPGDKIDITLSRSKRIHTVNLPGRSFLDIVREKLGWGQAFR
- a CDS encoding dCTP deaminase; this translates as MILSGLEIKNHIGREIIIDPFDDSRLNPNSYNLSLHDELLVYTHEELDMRRDNPSAKIAIPSEGFVLRPGKLYLGRTAEYTKTEGYIPMLEGRSSIGRLGICIHVTAGFGDVGFAGYWTLELFCVQPVRIYAGVQIAQIYYHTITEPYERYTSGKYQNNTGIQSSMLYKEFDRV
- a CDS encoding AAA family ATPase — its product is MIRRVTVHNIGGIREAELTFSPGLNVITGESGAGKSSVVRSLELLTGTRGGVKYIRAGESRGNVEADFDGLTISREILSTGRSKAKIDGVNVGLNECAERVNSLVRIQSQFAQMELLDPSRQLAMIDSCLPAKVRGDIIPSFREIFDKASTSARELREIKKRRADIERKYSNAREIFSLVKTAKPEAGLEMRLENELADITHRIAKRERARESLDLLTGGLSENGLIPNAESCFESLYDFMNDDEADEIRRSFEVLYMSVKGLAGEIGDDTDDAAMKEATESRLGALRRLKRLCNIPDEGQLLTYCGEIYESLEWLEKSYNGMEELSARSLDEKRRANSLAMEIRRARHESGGILAGRVNAVLSELAMNGITFSINFTGLTKLRRDGADSAEFILTDGTRSGRVEKIASGGELSRLLLALQLSLPEEWLPPTIIFDEVEAGLGGRAAVLSGLQLKKLSRKCQVILVTHEASIAALGDSHILIQRAGSESAMKNITGGERVREIARMLSGSPDMTEALEHARTLLG